Proteins co-encoded in one Astyanax mexicanus isolate ESR-SI-001 chromosome 1, AstMex3_surface, whole genome shotgun sequence genomic window:
- the ino80c gene encoding INO80 complex subunit C, with amino-acid sequence MAAPSAPGSAGPGELSSGAAGTIKLVPVLAGAKGKKRAASPAGAPQLLFNTISSSSNTSITNPNNSSSSKKRRVQPVTAAPSSSGAGQAQIVVVDSADGKPLATADVCTLPAEPAAKPLPFKDPKFVHSGIGGAAAGKKNRTWKNLKQILAAERALPWKMSDPNYYNIDAPPSMKPSKKYSDISGLQANYTDPQTKLRFTSSEEFSYIRLLPTDVVTGYLALRKATCIVP; translated from the exons ATGGCAGCTCCGTCCGCTCCGGGTTCAGCGGGCCCGGGAGAGCTGAGCTCGGGGGCCGCGGGCACCATTAAGCTGGTCCCGGTGTTAGCAGGAGCTAAGGGGAAGAAACGAGCCGCGAGCCCCGCTGGAGCTCCACAGCTTCTCTTTAAcaccatcagcagcagctccaacACCAGCATAACCAACCCCAACAATAGCAGTAGCAGCAAGAAGAGGAGAGTTCAGCCCGTCACTGCAGCTCCATCCAGCTCCGGCGCTGgacaagctcag aTTGTGGTCGTTGATTCAGCAGATGGGAAGCCGCTTGCTACAGCAGATGTCTGCACTCTGCCTGCTGAGCCTGCCGCCAAGCCCCTGCCTTTTAAAGACCCAAAGTTTGTG CATTCAGGAATTGGCGGGGCAGCAGCAGGGAAGAAGAACCGGACATGGAAGAATCTGAAGCAGATTCTGGCAGCAGAAAGAGCATTGCCCTGGAAAATGAGTGATCCCAACT ATTACAATATAGATGCACCTCCTTCAATGAAGCCTTCTAAGAAGTACTCTGATATCTCAGGATTACAA GCAAACTACACAGATCCTCAGACTAAACTGCGCTTTACTTCATCTGAAGAGTTTTCTTACATCCGCTTGCTTCCCACAGATGTAGTGACTGGTTACCTGGCCCTCCGGAAGGCCACCTGCATTGTCCCCTGA